A stretch of DNA from Gottschalkia acidurici 9a:
AAACCAAAATACCAAACTGTTTAAATAATCTAAGCGATGTATCTATAAAAGTGAATTTTTAAATATTAAAAGCTTCCTATTTGTGTTATTTTAGTTATATATCTATAAATCTATCAAAGTAAAGCTGAGTCTTTATAGTACCTATTAATTTTTAAAGTATGTTAAAATTACTTATATATTTTTCATTTAAATTTTACTAATATTTTACCACAAACGTGAACTTTGTCAAGAAATTTTTTACTAAAAAGATTTTTTTGTTGAAAAAGGAGGTTTTTTACCATTAAAGAGAACTTTTCTTCTGCAGAAATCGGAAGCAGGATACAACAAAAGTTAACTGAGTATAATCTAAAGCAGAAAGATTTATGTAATCTAACTAATCTTTCTAAGAACGCAATAAGTAATTACATATCTGGAAATAGGGTTCCTGATACAAATTCTATTTACAAGATATCGATCGCTCTAAATGTATCTATAGAATGGTTACTAACAGGAGAGGAAACTTTAAGGACTCCTAATAATAGTCTAGGAAATTTATCTGTTGAAGAAATAAGGATCATTACTTTATTTAGAAAGCTGAATTCTATAGAAAGAAATAAGATAGAAGGTATGCTTGAAATAAAAGTTTTTGAATCTAAACAGGAGAAAAAAACAACATTATCAAATTGCTAGAATGGAAAAGAAACAAAGATCAATAATAGTTTTTTTCATTTACTTATTTTGATAAGATTTCTTATCATTTTACTATGATATTATTCTATTTTAAAAGGCTGACACATTAATTTTATATTTATAGTGCAGCCTTTTTTCTCTTTGCTTTTCAATATAGTTTAAAATAGTATTTAAATCAGTATAACTGTACTATTTGAAGGAGTTTATATAATTTTCATATCCTCTATTTCTAAGAGTACAAGACGGACATTCTCCACATCCACTTCCTTTAATACCATTATAGCAAGTTAATGTTTCATTTTTAATTACCTCTAATACCCCCAAGTCATCCGCCATCTTCCAAGTTTCCTCTTTATCTATCCACATTAAAGGAGTATGTACTACATACTCATAGTCCATAGATAAGTTCAAAGTTACATTTAAAGATTTTATAAATACATCTCTACAATCCGGATATCCACTAAAATCACTTTGTGAAACTCCAGTTATTATATGTTTTATATCCCTTTGTTTTGCAAATACCGCTACAAACGTAAGAAATAGCATATTTCTTCCATCAACACATGAATTAGGTACTTCACCTTCACTTGCCTCTTTATCTACTTTTATATCTGTTCTTGTAAGAGAGTTTGGAGCTAATTGATTTAAAAGTGACATATCTAATATGTGATGTTCAAAATTATGCTTTTTACATATTTCCTTGGCACATTCCAATTCTTCGCTATGTCTTTGATTATAGTCAAAAGACACTGCTATTACTTCCTTAAATCTTTCTTTAGCCCAAAATAAGCAAGTTGTACTATCTTGGCCGCCGCTAAAGACTACTACTGCACTTTCATTTTTCATTTGCTTACACTCCTTTTTGATTTGGATCCCATATAAATTTGTGAAGTTGTAATTGAAAAGTTACATCGTTCATATTATTTTCCTTTATGAACTCAACTATATCTTTTGCATCAATATTTTCGTATACTCCACTTATATATACATTTGTTTTCTTAGTTAAATCAAACTGTTCTATAATCAATTTTGCTTTTTCTAAATCTTCCATGCTACCAGCTACAAACTTTACTACATCTTTTTCTTTTAGATATTCAAAATTTTCTAATAACATTTCATTTTCCATATTGCTATAAGGCAATTTGTAGTCCATAGTGAATCTCAGTTGATTTATTTTTATGTCTTGAAATCTTTTTAAACTTATACTTCCATTAGTCTCTATCTCTATTGAAATATCATTATCCTTAGAAAGATATTCTAGTAATTCATATATGTCCTTTTGTATTAGGGGTTCTCCCCCTGTTAAAGTTACATTTTTTACTTTAGTTTGCTTTATATAATTATAAATTTCTTCTTTAGTCATGATTTCATACTTTACATCACTCTTATTAGCCCACTGTGTATCACAGTATCTACAGTTTAAATTACATTCTGCAAATCTTATAAATAGAGCTAACTGTCCACTTAATTTGCCCTCACCATTTATACTTATAAACTTTTCAACTACTCTATACATGTTATCCCTTACCTTTCATATGTTGCTGAATTAGTTGGTGTTTCAAAAACTGTAATTTTCCTTACGTTATATCCTTTTTCCTCTAATTTGTCATAGAAATATTTAGAGAAGTTTTCTGCCGTTGATCTAAAGTCTATAGTTATGACTTTAAATCCATCTTGCACTATATTTTCTAGTGTTTCTTTTCTTAGACTATTCTCTTCTATTATTAATGCATGGTCAAAGTAATCAAGCATCTCTTTTAAGTCTTTTTTTAAATCTCCAAAGTCTGTCACCATGCCTTTAAACTCTCCTGATTCTTTTAGCGTTTCTGATCCCACTTCAGCATGAACAGTCCATGTATGCCCATGTATGTTTCTACATTTCCCATTGTAATTAGAAAGAAAGTGAGCACTATCAAAGGTATTTTGCGCTTTTAATATATACATTCATATCCCATCCTTATTTATTTTTAATTTTATCACCATAATAGCAACATCCAATCGCGCCATTTAACTGTGGTTCATCTAAAGTTATTATTTCTTCATACTCATCTTTTAGGTACTTTCTAATTGCATAATTTCTAGCTACTCCACCACTTATAACAAGTTTTCTTCCCTTAAACTTGTTAAGCAGTGGCTGTAGTCTCTTAAACATGGAGTAATTAACTCCTGCACAAAGACTCTCTATACTTACTCCCTCTGCAATTTTCCCTATAAGTTCAGATTCTGAAAATACTGCACAAGTTGAATTTAATTCAACTGGGTCTGTATAATACCTATGCATATAGTCTACGTTTATTTCCAATACGTTTGCCATATTCTCCAAAAATCTTCCACATGAAGCAGCACATTTTTCATTTAACTCTAAATCAGTAGTTATACCTTTCTCTATCTTTGCTATCTTTACATCTTGTCCACCTATGTCTAGTAGGATAAAATCTTTTAAGTGTGTTTGATAAAATACCCCATAAACATGAGCCTTTATTTCATTTATAGGTCTAAAGTTATTTAAATTCACATTATTTCTTCCATATCCAGTTGAGATGCACTTATCTACTTTATCTATATCTAGCTTTTTAAGATCTACGCTTAAACCTTTAATGTCATCATAATTACAGTAGTTCTTATAAAATGACATGGTACTAATTTTGAAACTATTTATAATCTTGCTGTCTTCCATTATAACTACCTTTACTTCTCTACTTCCAAGATCTATCCCTAGTATTCTCACAGTATTCCCTCTTTTCTATCATGTAACATGTCTATAAATGCTTCTAGTCTAAGTTTAGTTCTTGCATCTAATCTATTTAATTTATCTCCCTCTATATTTAAAATAGGGATATTTAGTTTATCTTTTATTACTATATCCTGTACTGCTCTATAACAAAAACTCTGTGTATAATGAATAATTCCATCTAATTGTCTTAACTCTAATTGCTTTTTTATTTCAGATATTCTCACATTTATATCATAAGGATAAGTGTAGTCAAAGTATTGATAGTATATATCTTTAGCTTCTTCAATTCTTGGAAATGCGAACTCCCTTTGAACTTCGTTATATACTATTTTTGCATCTAAGTTTTCAACAAACTCGTATATATCTCCAGTCATAGGAGGAACCCCTATATATCCTAATCTTAGTTTTTTCTTATTTTCATTTCTATTCTCTATTTCTCCTATAACTCTAGCTAGATTACTCTCATAGCTTTTCATATCTCCTTCGAAGTCACTTAAGCTTATTTGATAAAGATGATTTTCAAATCCTGTTGCTTTTTCATCTATGAAAGTAAGCTCATCTATTTTTCTAGCTAATTTTCTTACTTTATTGGCCTTCTCTCTTATATTTTCCACTTCACTTAAAGAAACATTAAACATATTCATAAACTTAATTGTTTCTTTTTTTACATCTTCATATTTATGAGTATTTGGATATGAAAATGGATATATTTTTATTCCTCTAAGTTCTAATACTTCAATAAGTGCCTTAGTATTCGAGCAATCACCCTCCATAACTCCTACTATTTCATTTATATTTTCCTCTATGCAGACTCCATATATGCCTTTTATCCAAGCACATAAGCTTTTAGGAAATCCGTCTCTTTCTGCTATTTCTATATACTTGTTATACTTTTCTGAAGTTATAAATATATTATTAAGATCTACTACTTTGTATCCAGCAGCAATAAGAACTTCAGAAGGTACTGTTGTTGTTATACCTATCTTCTTCATTTATTACACCTCTAATTTAATTTTAGGCATAAAAAAAAGGGCATAAAAAGGCCCTCAAAAACAAAAACTATCTTAGGCAAAAAATAGATAGTTTATAAGCCCTAGTTTTATTTATAGACAGGA
This window harbors:
- a CDS encoding acyl-CoA dehydratase activase; its protein translation is MRILGIDLGSREVKVVIMEDSKIINSFKISTMSFYKNYCNYDDIKGLSVDLKKLDIDKVDKCISTGYGRNNVNLNNFRPINEIKAHVYGVFYQTHLKDFILLDIGGQDVKIAKIEKGITTDLELNEKCAASCGRFLENMANVLEINVDYMHRYYTDPVELNSTCAVFSESELIGKIAEGVSIESLCAGVNYSMFKRLQPLLNKFKGRKLVISGGVARNYAIRKYLKDEYEEIITLDEPQLNGAIGCCYYGDKIKNK
- the queE gene encoding putative 7-carboxy-7-deazaguanine synthase QueE, whose amino-acid sequence is MYRVVEKFISINGEGKLSGQLALFIRFAECNLNCRYCDTQWANKSDVKYEIMTKEEIYNYIKQTKVKNVTLTGGEPLIQKDIYELLEYLSKDNDISIEIETNGSISLKRFQDIKINQLRFTMDYKLPYSNMENEMLLENFEYLKEKDVVKFVAGSMEDLEKAKLIIEQFDLTKKTNVYISGVYENIDAKDIVEFIKENNMNDVTFQLQLHKFIWDPNQKGV
- the queD gene encoding 6-carboxytetrahydropterin synthase QueD, encoding MYILKAQNTFDSAHFLSNYNGKCRNIHGHTWTVHAEVGSETLKESGEFKGMVTDFGDLKKDLKEMLDYFDHALIIEENSLRKETLENIVQDGFKVITIDFRSTAENFSKYFYDKLEEKGYNVRKITVFETPTNSATYER
- a CDS encoding helix-turn-helix domain-containing protein, with the translated sequence MQQKLTEYNLKQKDLCNLTNLSKNAISNYISGNRVPDTNSIYKISIALNVSIEWLLTGEETLRTPNNSLGNLSVEEIRIITLFRKLNSIERNKIEGMLEIKVFESKQEKKTTLSNC
- the queC gene encoding 7-cyano-7-deazaguanine synthase QueC, which produces MKNESAVVVFSGGQDSTTCLFWAKERFKEVIAVSFDYNQRHSEELECAKEICKKHNFEHHILDMSLLNQLAPNSLTRTDIKVDKEASEGEVPNSCVDGRNMLFLTFVAVFAKQRDIKHIITGVSQSDFSGYPDCRDVFIKSLNVTLNLSMDYEYVVHTPLMWIDKEETWKMADDLGVLEVIKNETLTCYNGIKGSGCGECPSCTLRNRGYENYINSFK
- a CDS encoding 2-hydroxyacyl-CoA dehydratase family protein, with amino-acid sequence MKKIGITTTVPSEVLIAAGYKVVDLNNIFITSEKYNKYIEIAERDGFPKSLCAWIKGIYGVCIEENINEIVGVMEGDCSNTKALIEVLELRGIKIYPFSYPNTHKYEDVKKETIKFMNMFNVSLSEVENIREKANKVRKLARKIDELTFIDEKATGFENHLYQISLSDFEGDMKSYESNLARVIGEIENRNENKKKLRLGYIGVPPMTGDIYEFVENLDAKIVYNEVQREFAFPRIEEAKDIYYQYFDYTYPYDINVRISEIKKQLELRQLDGIIHYTQSFCYRAVQDIVIKDKLNIPILNIEGDKLNRLDARTKLRLEAFIDMLHDRKEGIL